A portion of the Bacteroidales bacterium genome contains these proteins:
- the lptB gene encoding LPS export ABC transporter ATP-binding protein, whose translation MNHSSKLKTEGLVKKYKARTVVNGVSVEVNQGEIVGLLGPNGAGKTTTFYMIVGLIKPNSGRIYFDDKDITDYAVYKRAQIGIGYLAQEASVFRKMTVEDNIRSVLEMSNFTKEYQKERLETLLEEFGLNRIRKSLGIQLSGGERRRTEIARALALNPKFILLDEPFAGVDPIAVEDIQEIVSRLREKNIGIIITDHNVHETLSITNRAYLLIEGTIFKSGTAEELSEDEQVRRLYLGKNFELRKTVKTPTEKNLKE comes from the coding sequence ATGAATCATTCATCAAAATTAAAGACAGAAGGATTAGTCAAAAAATACAAAGCGCGTACGGTTGTAAATGGTGTAAGTGTCGAAGTTAATCAAGGTGAGATAGTGGGTTTATTGGGGCCGAACGGTGCAGGTAAAACAACTACTTTTTATATGATAGTTGGTTTAATAAAACCCAATAGCGGTAGAATTTATTTCGATGATAAGGATATAACCGATTATGCTGTGTATAAAAGGGCTCAAATAGGTATAGGTTATTTAGCTCAAGAAGCTTCTGTTTTTAGAAAAATGACCGTAGAGGACAACATCCGTTCGGTATTAGAAATGTCGAATTTTACAAAAGAATATCAAAAAGAACGTTTAGAAACCTTATTGGAAGAGTTTGGTTTAAACCGTATTCGCAAGAGCTTAGGCATTCAATTGTCGGGTGGGGAGCGACGTAGAACTGAAATAGCAAGAGCATTGGCACTCAATCCAAAATTTATTTTGCTCGATGAGCCTTTTGCCGGAGTTGATCCCATTGCTGTAGAAGACATTCAAGAAATTGTTAGCCGTTTGCGCGAAAAAAATATTGGCATTATCATTACAGATCATAATGTTCACGAAACATTAAGCATTACTAATAGAGCCTATCTACTTATCGAAGGCACCATTTTTAAATCGGGCACAGCCGAAGAACTTAGCGAAGACGAACAAGTACGCCGTTTATATTTGGGTAAAAATTTTGAATTACGAAAAACGGTTAAAACTCCGACTGAAAAAAATCTGAAGGAATAG
- a CDS encoding 7-carboxy-7-deazaguanine synthase QueE, whose amino-acid sequence MNKYKTNALPVVEEFYSLQGEGYYAGTAAYFVRLAGCDVGCHWCDSKPSWETFPHQWIATTELAQRIIYNPSKHLVLTGGEPFLHDLTLLSSLIKKSGVITHVETSGTSVYSGEWDWICLSPKPWQPPIKEFYEKAHELKVIIQNPDDFKWAEACALKTNPQCHLFLQPEWSVFNKILPFIVEYIKENPHWRISIQSHKFMKIP is encoded by the coding sequence ATGAACAAGTATAAAACTAATGCTTTACCAGTTGTAGAAGAATTTTATTCACTTCAAGGCGAGGGTTATTATGCCGGTACAGCAGCTTATTTTGTGCGATTAGCTGGATGCGATGTGGGATGTCATTGGTGCGATTCAAAACCATCGTGGGAGACCTTTCCTCATCAATGGATAGCTACAACCGAATTAGCTCAACGAATTATTTATAATCCTTCCAAACATTTGGTGCTAACAGGTGGCGAACCTTTTTTGCACGATTTAACGCTATTGTCAAGCCTAATTAAAAAATCGGGTGTAATAACTCACGTCGAAACCAGTGGTACTTCTGTTTATTCAGGTGAATGGGATTGGATTTGTTTATCGCCCAAACCTTGGCAGCCTCCTATAAAAGAATTTTATGAGAAAGCGCATGAACTGAAAGTTATCATTCAAAATCCCGACGATTTTAAGTGGGCAGAAGCTTGTGCATTAAAAACCAACCCCCAATGCCATTTATTTTTGCAACCAGAGTGGTCCGTATTTAATAAAATACTACCTTTTATCGTTGAATACATAAAAGAAAATCCTCATTGGAGAATTTCCATTCAAAGTCATAAATTTATGAAAATACCATAA
- a CDS encoding CvpA family protein, producing MQILDIILFVPFLWFGFKGLTNGLLKEIFSTLALLIGLYLAIHFSTYVGNKLAQWINTQTPYFKLICFALTFILALLAMKLGIWFTDRFLSKIGIGWLNKIGGLALGLLKGAFIVGIIIYLLNSFDKNNVLIEKDTKNQSLLYTPLSNFVTTVYPSLHQLIALNIKN from the coding sequence ATGCAAATACTTGATATCATTTTATTCGTACCTTTTTTATGGTTTGGCTTTAAAGGCTTAACTAACGGGCTTTTAAAAGAAATATTTTCTACACTTGCATTATTAATTGGATTATATTTAGCCATTCATTTTTCGACTTATGTCGGTAACAAGCTCGCTCAATGGATAAATACCCAAACACCATATTTTAAACTTATATGTTTTGCTCTTACTTTCATATTAGCACTTTTAGCTATGAAATTAGGGATATGGTTTACCGACCGCTTTTTATCAAAAATTGGTATTGGATGGCTAAACAAAATTGGTGGATTAGCTTTGGGGCTTCTAAAAGGTGCCTTTATTGTTGGAATTATTATTTATTTATTGAATAGCTTCGATAAAAACAATGTTTTAATTGAAAAAGATACCAAAAACCAATCGTTGCTATATACACCACTCTCGAATTTTGTAACTACTGTATATCCGTCATTACATCAATTAATCGCATTAAATATTAAAAATTAA
- a CDS encoding DedA family protein — protein MSFWFSLGYGGLFLVSFLSATIIPFSSDIIVIGMIALKYDAAWVFVIASIGNTLGGMTNYYIGRAGKTEWIHKYLRISDNKIKKAEHYVHKYTTLTALFTWMPAIGDAIALVLGLFKAPPFKVCLFMFLGKAARYFILIFFTQLF, from the coding sequence ATGTCGTTTTGGTTTAGTCTTGGTTACGGGGGATTATTTCTTGTATCTTTTCTTTCGGCAACCATTATTCCTTTTAGTTCTGATATCATTGTCATTGGAATGATTGCTCTAAAATACGACGCCGCATGGGTATTTGTTATTGCAAGCATAGGCAATACATTGGGAGGAATGACCAACTATTATATTGGCAGAGCAGGTAAAACCGAATGGATTCATAAATACCTTCGAATTTCTGATAATAAAATCAAAAAAGCCGAACATTATGTACATAAATATACCACGCTTACCGCATTATTTACATGGATGCCAGCAATTGGAGATGCCATAGCATTAGTTTTGGGATTATTTAAAGCACCCCCCTTTAAAGTATGTTTGTTTATGTTTCTAGGAAAAGCCGCACGTTATTTTATACTAATTTTTTTTACACAACTTTTTTAA
- a CDS encoding NTP transferase domain-containing protein produces the protein MYPFIILAAGNSSRMGQPKPFVKINSQLTLLEYLVSGLKNCNVSQITVVLNNEGKKIIDSLYSYLNYEINIVINQLPEKGRLYSLKMGLSKIGSSSVFIQNVDNPFINKKLIFEMSHLLKPSAFVVPVYQNQGGHPVLLSAEITSSLISNQTETNNFRVFLSQYQKIRYACEFQEILLNLNCPSDIEAFKKKFKKF, from the coding sequence ATGTATCCTTTTATTATTCTTGCGGCTGGCAATTCATCTCGAATGGGACAACCAAAACCATTTGTTAAAATCAATAGTCAACTTACATTATTAGAATACTTAGTATCAGGATTAAAAAATTGCAACGTATCGCAAATTACGGTAGTATTAAATAACGAAGGCAAAAAAATAATTGATTCACTTTATTCTTATTTAAACTACGAAATAAATATAGTTATTAACCAACTTCCAGAAAAAGGTCGGCTTTACTCATTAAAAATGGGATTAAGCAAAATTGGCTCATCATCCGTTTTTATACAAAATGTTGATAATCCATTTATCAATAAAAAACTCATATTTGAAATGTCGCATCTTTTAAAACCGTCGGCATTTGTCGTACCCGTATATCAAAATCAAGGTGGACATCCTGTTTTACTTAGTGCAGAAATAACTAGCAGTCTTATAAGCAACCAAACCGAAACAAATAATTTCAGAGTATTTTTAAGTCAGTATCAAAAAATAAGATATGCTTGCGAATTTCAAGAAATTTTATTAAATTTGAATTGTCCTTCGGACATCGAAGCTTTCAAAAAAAAATTTAAAAAATTTTGA
- a CDS encoding 30S ribosomal protein THX, with amino-acid sequence MGKGDKKSRRGKIVLGTYGVRRPRKKSKVSATAKAEEEKVKDAFTNHLEVGTSTTENKETKKKSTKTKKEE; translated from the coding sequence ATGGGAAAAGGAGATAAAAAATCGCGTCGTGGTAAAATTGTTCTTGGCACTTATGGCGTACGTCGTCCAAGAAAAAAAAGTAAGGTTTCCGCAACAGCTAAAGCAGAAGAAGAAAAAGTTAAAGATGCTTTTACAAATCATTTAGAAGTCGGAACCTCTACAACAGAAAATAAAGAAACAAAAAAGAAATCTACAAAAACAAAAAAAGAAGAATAA
- a CDS encoding OmpA family protein, which translates to MKWILIISIITLTFNLLQSQEYSTNDRKAIELFEKALAYYNQGQLQTALAVVEKVHERDKNFVEPYLLKADIYHEQKKYNDEIITLKKVLSINPNFNEKIFFMLGQVEYKMGYYEDAVEHLNHFVEIGKVHQDIVEAQKWLKKAEFASYAMAHPVPFEPIPLSTNINSPYKDYWPSLTIDEQELYYTVQLPTNQRSPYGEQIYQEDLFVSKKGADGKWKVSQNIGLPINTDDNEGSQSISANGQFLFYVACNRKVDFGSCDIYYSEKQGDGWTPPKNIGKPINSEYWESTPAASADGRMLFFSSGVRPDSKGGKDIYVSYKRDDGSWTTPINLGDSINSAGDEFAPFIHPDGRTLYFSSNGWQGLGGQDLFYSRLKDDSTWTAPQNLGYPINTSYDDFGLIVNASGQYAFFSSNRKGSQDWDLYTFELYQEARPNPVTYVKGKVYDIKTKESLLANVEIIDLESGNIIFSSKTIMPQGTYTACIPLKKNYAMNVNAPNYLFYSENFTLEKTIKVDQSYVIDVPLQPIEIGSKVVLKNIFYETDQYVLKKESEIELNKLIKLLNQYPRLHIEISGHTDNVGGLEHNKILSTNRAKTVYEYLVNHGIKAERLKYAGYGYSKPIADNNTSQGRALNRRTEFKVLSN; encoded by the coding sequence ATGAAGTGGATACTTATCATATCAATTATTACTTTAACATTTAATTTATTGCAATCCCAAGAATATTCTACTAACGACCGCAAGGCAATAGAATTATTCGAAAAAGCATTGGCTTATTATAACCAAGGACAACTTCAAACAGCATTAGCGGTCGTTGAAAAAGTGCACGAACGCGACAAGAATTTTGTTGAACCTTACTTACTCAAAGCCGATATTTATCATGAACAAAAAAAATATAACGATGAAATAATTACACTAAAAAAAGTTTTAAGCATCAATCCAAATTTTAATGAAAAAATATTTTTCATGTTGGGGCAAGTAGAATACAAAATGGGATATTACGAAGATGCGGTCGAACATTTAAATCATTTTGTTGAAATAGGAAAAGTTCATCAAGATATAGTTGAAGCTCAAAAGTGGCTTAAGAAAGCTGAATTTGCATCGTATGCAATGGCTCATCCTGTTCCTTTTGAGCCGATACCATTGTCAACAAATATCAATTCACCGTACAAAGATTATTGGCCATCGTTGACAATCGACGAACAAGAATTATACTATACTGTACAACTTCCTACCAATCAACGTTCACCCTATGGAGAGCAAATTTATCAGGAAGATTTATTTGTAAGTAAAAAAGGTGCAGATGGTAAATGGAAGGTTTCCCAAAATATTGGTTTACCTATTAACACCGACGACAACGAAGGTTCTCAGAGTATCTCGGCAAATGGACAATTTTTGTTTTATGTGGCTTGCAATCGTAAGGTTGATTTTGGTTCTTGCGACATCTATTATTCTGAAAAGCAAGGTGATGGATGGACACCCCCAAAAAATATTGGTAAACCCATAAATTCTGAATATTGGGAGAGTACTCCGGCTGCTTCTGCCGATGGGCGTATGTTGTTTTTTTCGTCAGGAGTACGTCCAGACTCTAAAGGAGGTAAAGATATTTATGTAAGCTATAAACGAGATGATGGTTCATGGACAACTCCCATAAATTTAGGCGATAGCATTAACAGTGCCGGTGATGAATTTGCTCCTTTTATTCATCCCGATGGCCGAACGCTTTATTTCTCATCGAATGGTTGGCAAGGATTAGGAGGGCAAGATTTGTTTTATTCAAGGCTGAAAGATGATAGTACCTGGACTGCACCACAAAATTTAGGGTACCCTATTAATACATCATACGACGATTTTGGCTTAATTGTTAACGCTAGCGGTCAATATGCTTTTTTTTCATCGAATAGAAAAGGATCGCAAGATTGGGATTTATATACGTTTGAACTTTATCAAGAGGCTCGTCCTAATCCGGTAACTTATGTTAAAGGTAAAGTTTATGACATTAAAACCAAAGAATCGCTTTTAGCCAATGTTGAAATTATCGATTTAGAAAGTGGTAATATTATTTTTTCATCAAAAACAATAATGCCACAAGGAACATATACAGCTTGTATTCCATTGAAAAAGAATTATGCGATGAATGTAAACGCACCCAATTATTTATTTTATAGCGAAAATTTTACATTAGAAAAAACGATCAAAGTAGATCAGTCGTATGTAATCGATGTTCCCTTGCAACCTATTGAAATAGGTTCTAAGGTTGTGCTTAAAAATATATTTTATGAAACAGACCAATATGTGTTGAAAAAAGAATCGGAGATTGAATTAAATAAACTTATTAAATTATTAAATCAATATCCTCGTTTGCATATCGAAATTAGTGGTCATACTGATAATGTTGGGGGACTCGAGCACAATAAAATTCTTTCAACTAATAGAGCCAAAACGGTGTATGAATATTTAGTTAATCATGGTATAAAAGCGGAACGATTAAAATACGCCGGCTATGGATATAGTAAACCCATAGCCGACAATAATACTTCACAAGGGAGAGCACTTAATCGAAGAACAGAGTTTAAAGTGCTGTCGAATTAG
- a CDS encoding GH3 auxin-responsive promoter family protein, with the protein MPLINSLIHWVNIKRINQIDLFKRYPQDVQNEVLANLLVKAKNTEIGQKYKFDIIESAHQFAETVPVVDYDGFKHYVERIMQGQQNIIWPTEIKWFAKSSGTTSDKSKFIPVSRESLEECHYKGGRDVVALYLKQYPDSEIFLGKTLALGGSHKISEFNSDLYYGDLSAVLMQNLPFWAEFLRTPTLDIALMDEWESKIEKIANETIKHRVSVLAGVPSWMMVLIKRILEITGKTYLDEVWPQLELFIHGGVSFEPYRDYYRSFFNNKPMRYMETYNASEGFFAIQDNLFESDMLLMLDLGVYYEFIPMEYWDSESPKTLTIGEVELNKPYALVISTNSGLWRYKIGDTIKFTSLYPHKIKITGRTKHFINAFGEELMVENAEYAVRWASEKTGAVVCEYTAAPIFMNERNTGSHEWIFEFEKEPSNMQTFMEELDWALKTVNSDYEAKRYKNITLSFPKWVVVKSGTFYQWLKSKNKLGGQHKVPRLANHREYVEELKEIHYNNCYYAN; encoded by the coding sequence ATGCCGTTAATAAATTCACTCATTCATTGGGTAAATATAAAACGAATTAATCAGATTGATTTATTCAAAAGATATCCGCAAGATGTACAAAATGAGGTATTAGCAAATTTGCTTGTAAAAGCCAAAAATACTGAAATAGGACAAAAATATAAATTTGACATTATTGAATCGGCTCATCAATTTGCTGAAACTGTTCCTGTTGTAGATTACGATGGGTTTAAACACTATGTAGAACGTATAATGCAAGGGCAACAAAATATTATTTGGCCAACAGAAATAAAATGGTTTGCAAAATCGTCGGGAACGACTTCCGATAAAAGCAAATTTATACCTGTTAGTCGTGAGTCGCTAGAAGAATGCCATTATAAAGGAGGACGCGATGTGGTGGCATTATATTTAAAACAATATCCCGATAGCGAAATATTTCTTGGTAAAACACTTGCCTTAGGTGGTAGCCATAAGATTTCGGAGTTTAATAGCGATTTATATTATGGCGATCTATCGGCCGTGTTGATGCAAAATCTTCCTTTTTGGGCTGAATTTTTAAGAACCCCAACCCTTGATATAGCGTTAATGGACGAATGGGAAAGTAAAATTGAAAAAATTGCCAACGAAACCATAAAACATCGGGTATCGGTTTTAGCTGGTGTTCCCTCTTGGATGATGGTGTTAATAAAACGTATTTTAGAAATTACAGGAAAAACATACTTAGATGAGGTTTGGCCTCAATTAGAATTGTTTATTCATGGTGGTGTGAGCTTTGAACCTTATCGCGATTATTATCGAAGCTTTTTTAATAACAAGCCAATGCGATATATGGAAACCTATAATGCTTCGGAAGGCTTTTTTGCCATTCAAGATAATTTGTTTGAGTCCGATATGTTGCTTATGCTCGATTTAGGTGTTTATTACGAATTTATTCCGATGGAATATTGGGATAGCGAATCGCCTAAAACGCTTACTATTGGAGAGGTTGAATTAAATAAACCATATGCACTTGTAATATCTACTAATTCTGGTTTGTGGCGATATAAAATTGGTGATACCATTAAATTTACTTCATTATATCCACATAAAATTAAAATTACCGGACGTACCAAACATTTTATCAATGCTTTTGGCGAAGAACTTATGGTAGAAAATGCCGAATATGCTGTTAGGTGGGCGTCTGAAAAAACGGGTGCTGTAGTTTGTGAATATACTGCAGCGCCTATATTTATGAATGAGAGAAACACTGGCTCGCATGAGTGGATATTTGAATTTGAAAAAGAACCCAGCAATATGCAAACATTTATGGAAGAACTAGACTGGGCATTAAAAACTGTTAACTCCGATTATGAAGCTAAACGATATAAAAATATTACCCTTTCGTTTCCAAAATGGGTAGTTGTTAAAAGTGGCACTTTTTATCAATGGCTTAAAAGCAAAAACAAACTGGGAGGGCAGCACAAAGTCCCACGCTTAGCTAATCATCGCGAATATGTTGAAGAATTAAAAGAAATTCATTATAATAATTGTTATTATGCTAATTAA